The following are encoded together in the Bos indicus isolate NIAB-ARS_2022 breed Sahiwal x Tharparkar chromosome 29, NIAB-ARS_B.indTharparkar_mat_pri_1.0, whole genome shotgun sequence genome:
- the LOC109554241 gene encoding olfactory receptor 8B3-like: protein MAPGNDSFMTQFILAGLTDQSVLQLPLFFLFLVMYMVTVMGNLSLIILIGSSSHLHTPMYFFLFNLSFIDLCYSSVFTLKMLINITSEKKIISYMGCMTQLYFLCFFGISESYVLTSMAYDRYVAICNPLLYNTAMSPKVCSSLMLGSYLMAFFEATTLIGCMLRLTFCDANTINHYLCDIYPLLQLSCTSTYIIELEVIIVSGINITVPSLTIFVSYGLILSNILHISSTEGRSKAFSTCSSHIIAVSLFFGSSAFVYLKPSSVSADDGKISSVFYTNVIPMMNPLIYSLRNKDVKLALRKTLCVAEF from the coding sequence ATGGCTCCAGGGAATGACTCTTTCATGACTCAGTTCATTTTAGCAGGATTAACAGACCAATCAGTTCTTCAACTCCCcctgtttttcctgtttttagtAATGTATATGGTCACTGTGATGGGAAATTTGAGCTTGATCATCCTTATTGGGTCGAGTTCACACCTGCACACACCtatgtacttttttctctttaatttgtcCTTCATAGATCTCTGTTATTCTTCTGTTTTTACACTTAAAATGCTGATCAACATCACATCAGAGAAGAAGATTATCTCCTACATGGGGTGCATGACCCAGctttactttttgtgtttttttggtaTTTCTGAAAGTTATGTGCTGACAtcaatggcctatgaccgctatgtggccatctgtaaccCACTCTTGTATAACACTGCCATGTCCCCTAAAGTGTGTTCCAGCCTTATGCTTGGTTCCTACCTGATGGCATTTTTTGAGGCAACAACCCTCATTGGATGCATGCTGAGACTGACCTTCTGTGATGCAAACACCATCAACCATTATTTGTGTGACATCTACCCTCTCCTCCAGCTCTCCTGCACAAGTACCTACATCATTGAGCTGGAAGTTATCATTGTGTCAGGCATCAATATCACTGTGCCCAGTCtcaccatctttgtctcttatgGTCTCATCCTCTCCAACATCCTCCACATCAGCTCCACAGAGGGCAGGTCCAAAGCCTTCAGCACCTGCAGTTCCCACATCATTGCTGTTTCTCTGTTCTTTGGATCAAGTGCATTTGTGTATCTCAAACCATCTTCTGTGTCTGCGGATGATGGGAAAATATCCTCTGTCTTTTACACAAATGTGATTCCCATGATGAATCCCTTAATTTACAGCTTGAGGAACAAAGATGTTAAGCTTGCTTTGAGAAAAACCCTATGTGTGGCAGAATTTTGA